The Streptomyces clavuligerus genome includes a region encoding these proteins:
- a CDS encoding GntR family transcriptional regulator produces MYQQAGSVGQDDHMTTPLYRRVADALRTEITSGGYTPGMDLPSERELQSRYDASRNTIRQALQTLVAEGLVVSSQGRPYQVRKQEIFTLNASRFEDLRYSTAEDGDSYDNDVLASGRIPRQDFQVQLVPAPPEIADRLWIEPGETVTLRYCLRFVDDVPWSTQATYYPRALVERHPRLAEPRDISEGTTRYLADHGVEQVGQRDEWMSRPPTPDEARALQIGPGVSVLVWTRTGHTRDRPVRCTLTTFRGDLNRITYDLGDLSALDGKDQS; encoded by the coding sequence ATGTACCAACAAGCTGGTTCAGTGGGGCAGGATGACCACATGACCACGCCTTTGTATCGACGCGTAGCCGACGCTCTACGAACAGAGATCACGTCCGGCGGCTACACCCCGGGCATGGACCTGCCGTCCGAGCGGGAACTCCAGTCCCGGTACGACGCCTCCCGGAACACCATCCGCCAGGCACTGCAGACCCTGGTCGCCGAAGGGCTGGTCGTCTCCTCGCAGGGACGCCCCTACCAGGTGCGCAAACAGGAGATCTTCACGCTCAACGCCTCCAGGTTCGAGGACCTCCGCTACTCCACCGCCGAGGACGGCGACTCCTACGACAACGACGTGCTGGCCTCCGGACGTATCCCCCGGCAGGACTTCCAGGTCCAACTGGTCCCGGCACCCCCGGAGATCGCCGACCGGCTCTGGATCGAGCCCGGCGAGACCGTCACACTCCGGTACTGCCTGCGCTTTGTCGACGACGTCCCCTGGTCCACCCAGGCCACGTACTACCCCCGGGCACTGGTGGAGCGGCATCCGCGACTCGCCGAGCCCCGGGACATCTCGGAGGGCACCACCCGGTACCTCGCGGACCATGGTGTCGAGCAGGTCGGCCAGCGGGACGAGTGGATGTCCCGGCCACCGACCCCGGACGAGGCCCGGGCACTCCAGATCGGCCCCGGGGTGTCCGTGCTGGTCTGGACCCGCACCGGCCACACCCGGGACCGGCCCGTCCGCTGCACTCTCACCACCTTCCGCGGCGACCTGAACAGAATCACCTACGACCTCGGCGACCTCTCCGCCCTCGACGGCAAGGACCAGTCATGA
- a CDS encoding WhiB family transcriptional regulator, with the protein MDWRHNATCREEDPDLFFPIGNSGPALLQIKEAKTVCARCPVIEHCLQWAMESAQAHGVWGGLDEDERRALKRREARRRARGTSTSAA; encoded by the coding sequence ATGGACTGGCGGCACAACGCGACCTGCCGCGAAGAGGACCCCGACCTCTTCTTCCCGATCGGCAACAGCGGCCCGGCACTGCTCCAGATCAAGGAGGCCAAAACCGTGTGTGCCCGCTGCCCCGTGATCGAGCACTGCCTCCAGTGGGCCATGGAGTCCGCCCAGGCCCACGGTGTCTGGGGCGGCCTGGACGAGGACGAGCGCCGCGCGTTGAAGCGCCGCGAAGCCCGCCGCCGAGCCCGGGGCACCTCGACCTCCGCGGCCTGA
- a CDS encoding GNAT family N-acetyltransferase, which produces MIITRAVPDDLVDLLRYRNEASAWLADRGVDQWRNAFPAGHITASIASGTVFMVRTLKGRTAATVTLDSEPEPDLWSDAELAEPCLHLHKLIVLREFGGVGLGRRILDWAGDLTARNGGRWVRINATTHNHGLQHYYLDNGFRHVRTVEGGGVGGAGVAGWLAQRPAVLNSAHGLTDATVRNTDAA; this is translated from the coding sequence ATGATCATCACCCGGGCCGTGCCCGACGATCTCGTGGATCTCCTCAGATACCGCAATGAGGCGTCGGCATGGCTGGCGGACCGGGGCGTCGACCAGTGGCGCAACGCGTTCCCCGCCGGCCACATCACTGCAAGCATCGCGTCCGGCACCGTGTTCATGGTCCGCACCCTCAAGGGCCGGACAGCGGCCACGGTCACTCTGGACTCGGAGCCCGAGCCCGACCTGTGGTCCGACGCAGAACTGGCCGAACCCTGCCTGCACCTTCACAAGCTCATCGTCCTGAGGGAGTTCGGCGGGGTCGGTCTGGGGCGCCGCATCCTGGACTGGGCCGGCGACCTCACCGCCCGCAACGGAGGCCGGTGGGTCCGGATCAACGCCACCACCCACAACCACGGCCTCCAGCACTACTACCTCGACAACGGCTTCCGGCACGTACGCACCGTCGAAGGCGGAGGAGTAGGGGGCGCGGGCGTCGCGGGCTGGCTCGCACAACGCCCCGCCGTCCTGAACAGTGCTCACGGTTTGACAGACGCCACCGTCCGGAACACGGATGCCGCGTAG